A genomic segment from Neisseria perflava encodes:
- a CDS encoding OmpA family protein — protein MTKQLKLSALFVALVASGTAMASEAHTKHGYTVSSQSQEIVRNNYGECWKNSYFDKATQGRVECGDREAVAPVQQAPEYVDETVSLSTKTLFGFDKDNLRPEAQENLDALAQRLSNKNVETVRVEGHTDFMGSEEYNQALSERRANVVANYLVGHGVASSKISAVGLGESQARMTATCEAEVAKLGKKVSKAKKRAALIACIEPDRRVDVKIRSVVTRQVAPGQTIEGQGELPATDEGWIPAPYNGVHGYAKP, from the coding sequence ATGACCAAACAGCTGAAATTAAGCGCATTGTTCGTTGCCTTGGTTGCCTCTGGCACCGCAATGGCCAGCGAAGCGCATACCAAACACGGTTACACCGTAAGCAGCCAATCTCAAGAAATCGTCCGTAACAACTACGGCGAATGCTGGAAAAACAGCTACTTCGACAAAGCTACCCAAGGCCGTGTTGAATGTGGTGATCGTGAAGCAGTTGCTCCTGTACAACAAGCTCCTGAGTATGTTGATGAAACTGTTTCTCTGTCTACTAAAACTCTGTTCGGCTTCGACAAAGACAACCTGCGTCCTGAAGCTCAAGAAAACCTGGACGCTTTGGCTCAACGCCTGAGCAACAAAAACGTAGAAACTGTACGTGTTGAAGGTCACACTGACTTCATGGGTTCTGAAGAATACAACCAAGCTCTGTCTGAGCGTCGTGCTAACGTAGTTGCTAACTACTTGGTAGGTCATGGCGTTGCTTCTAGCAAAATCTCTGCAGTAGGTCTGGGCGAATCTCAAGCTCGCATGACTGCTACTTGTGAAGCTGAAGTTGCTAAACTGGGCAAAAAAGTTTCTAAAGCTAAGAAACGTGCTGCTCTTATCGCTTGTATCGAACCTGACCGTCGCGTTGATGTTAAAATCCGCAGCGTTGTTACTCGTCAAGTTGCTCCAGGCCAAACTATCGAAGGTCAAGGCGAATTGCCTGCTACTGATGAAGGTTGGATCCCAGCTCCTTACAATGGCGTTCACGGTTACGCTAAACCTTAA